From a region of the Spelaeicoccus albus genome:
- the dapC gene encoding succinyldiaminopimelate transaminase, translated as MSLGLTLPDYPWESLAPYAKTARSHPGGVVDVSIGTPVDDTPPVVRQALADAANAPGYPSTAGSPALRRAITDWFARRRGVPDLDPDTEVVPTIGSKEAVAWLPTMLGLTPDDVVAHPLIAYPTYDMGARIAGCGAVPVDQFALLTARSRDTDDFGRVRMMWVNSPSNPTGAVLDVDTLRALVQWARANDVLLVSDECYAEMGWDVPSVPSLLDPRVTGGDHENLLVAYSLSKQSSAAGYRASFLAGDAALIGNLTTTRKHAGMIVPWPVQEATRAALGDDEHVAAQRARYSARRSVLKPALTEWGLRIDQSVAGLYLWGTAGEDCWTTIGRLADLGILAGPGIFYGDAGREYVRVSLTASDERIDAAAERLAAP; from the coding sequence GTCGACGTGTCGATCGGGACGCCGGTCGACGACACCCCGCCTGTCGTCCGGCAGGCGCTGGCGGACGCCGCAAACGCGCCGGGGTACCCGTCGACTGCCGGAAGTCCGGCGCTGCGCCGCGCCATCACCGACTGGTTCGCGCGCCGCCGCGGAGTACCGGATCTCGATCCGGACACCGAGGTGGTGCCCACTATCGGATCCAAAGAGGCCGTGGCGTGGCTTCCGACAATGCTGGGACTGACGCCGGACGACGTGGTGGCGCACCCGCTGATCGCATACCCGACCTACGACATGGGCGCACGCATTGCCGGGTGCGGGGCGGTACCCGTCGATCAGTTCGCGTTGCTGACCGCACGCAGCCGCGACACCGACGATTTCGGCCGAGTTCGGATGATGTGGGTCAATTCGCCCAGCAACCCGACGGGTGCCGTGCTCGACGTCGATACGTTGCGGGCGCTCGTGCAATGGGCGCGTGCCAATGACGTGCTGTTGGTCAGCGATGAATGCTATGCGGAAATGGGTTGGGACGTGCCGTCCGTTCCGTCGCTGCTCGACCCGCGGGTGACGGGCGGCGACCACGAGAACCTTCTTGTCGCCTACTCGCTGTCCAAGCAGTCGTCGGCCGCCGGGTACCGGGCGTCATTCCTGGCCGGGGACGCCGCGTTGATCGGGAATCTCACGACCACGCGGAAGCATGCCGGGATGATTGTGCCGTGGCCGGTCCAAGAAGCGACCCGCGCGGCGTTGGGGGACGACGAGCACGTGGCGGCGCAGCGCGCCAGGTATTCCGCACGGCGCTCCGTGTTGAAGCCTGCCCTGACCGAATGGGGCCTGCGCATCGACCAGTCGGTGGCGGGTCTCTACTTGTGGGGTACGGCGGGCGAGGATTGTTGGACGACGATCGGCCGGCTTGCCGACCTCGGCATCCTGGCCGGGCCCGGCATCTTTTACGGCGACGCCGGACGGGAATACGTCCGGGTGTCGCTCACGGCATCCGACGAGCGGATTGACGCCGCTGCCGAGCGGCTCGCAGCACCCTGA
- a CDS encoding methyltransferase domain-containing protein: MRWNPDSYHEFDAERSRPFHDLIGAVATHYPDFRPRSIVDLGCGSGELTAQLGAKWPEARVLGIDSSPEMIDRTSAHESAQVNFSLDSIEDFTPPPGLDLLVSNAALQWVPGHPALLDGWMAAMGPGSVLAVQVPGNFRAPSHSLMREIANSGDFAAELAGVLRSGDVVAEPGDYLHRLADAGLAPTVWETTYLQVLAGENPVLDWVRGTALRPVLAALSAERAAEFERVYGAALQRAYPPTRHGTVFKFRRIFFIGRHAS; this comes from the coding sequence GTGCGCTGGAATCCCGATTCGTATCACGAGTTCGATGCCGAGAGGTCACGACCGTTTCATGACCTGATCGGCGCCGTCGCCACGCACTATCCCGATTTCCGCCCGCGCAGCATCGTCGACCTCGGGTGCGGCTCGGGCGAGCTGACGGCCCAGCTTGGCGCCAAGTGGCCGGAAGCCCGGGTACTCGGCATCGATTCATCGCCCGAGATGATCGACCGCACGTCCGCGCACGAATCCGCGCAAGTGAATTTCTCACTGGACAGCATCGAAGACTTCACTCCCCCGCCCGGACTCGATCTTTTGGTCTCGAACGCCGCATTGCAATGGGTGCCCGGCCATCCGGCGTTGCTTGACGGGTGGATGGCGGCGATGGGGCCCGGCAGCGTCCTGGCCGTGCAAGTGCCGGGAAATTTCCGCGCGCCGTCGCATTCGTTGATGCGCGAGATCGCCAATTCCGGTGATTTCGCGGCCGAACTGGCGGGCGTCTTGCGTTCCGGGGACGTCGTGGCCGAACCCGGCGACTATCTGCACCGGCTCGCGGACGCCGGCCTGGCCCCAACCGTGTGGGAGACCACGTATCTGCAAGTGCTCGCCGGTGAGAATCCCGTTCTCGACTGGGTGCGCGGCACGGCATTGCGCCCCGTACTTGCTGCGTTGAGCGCCGAACGCGCCGCGGAATTCGAACGCGTCTACGGGGCGGCCCTGCAGCGCGCGTACCCGCCCACCCGGCACGGCACGGTTTTCAAGTTCCGCCGCATCTTCTTCATCGGCCGTCACGCTTCTTGA
- a CDS encoding citrate synthase, which produces MSTGKSAKLSTDTGILDLPMVGATEGNTGLDIAKLLRETGEVTFDPGFVNTATARSAITYIDGDQGILRYRGYPIEQLAENSTFMEVSYLLIYGELPTAEQLESFDQGVRRHTLLHEDLRRFFGAFPRDAHPMPVLSSAVSALSTFYQDSLDPFDTDQVELSTTRLLAKLPTIAAYAYKKSLGSPTVFPDNSLDLISNFLRLSFGFPSEPFEVDETARKALDLLFILHADHEQNCSTSTVRLVGSSNANLFASVSAGIHALSGPLHGGANSAVLEMLEDIQASGEGVRKFVDRVKNKEQGVRLMGFGHRVYKNYDPRAAIVKKTADELLSKLGKRDELLDLALELEQIALEDDYFVDRKLYPNVDFYTGLIYKALGFPTKMFTVLFAIGRLPGWIAQWREMIQDPETKIGRPRQLYTGAGARDYVAIDNR; this is translated from the coding sequence ATGTCGACAGGCAAATCCGCTAAGTTGTCAACGGACACCGGCATTCTCGACCTGCCGATGGTGGGAGCCACCGAAGGCAATACCGGGCTCGACATCGCCAAGCTGTTGCGCGAGACCGGCGAAGTGACGTTCGACCCCGGTTTCGTCAACACCGCTACGGCCAGGTCGGCCATCACCTATATCGACGGCGATCAGGGAATCCTGCGCTATCGCGGTTACCCTATCGAACAGCTTGCCGAGAACTCGACGTTCATGGAAGTCAGCTACCTGCTGATCTACGGCGAATTACCCACTGCCGAGCAGTTGGAAAGCTTCGATCAAGGCGTCCGCCGCCACACGCTGCTGCACGAAGACCTGCGCCGCTTCTTTGGCGCCTTCCCGCGGGACGCGCACCCGATGCCGGTGTTGTCGTCGGCAGTGTCGGCGCTGTCCACGTTCTACCAGGATTCACTCGACCCGTTCGACACCGACCAAGTCGAACTGTCCACCACGCGGCTGCTGGCCAAGCTTCCGACCATCGCGGCATATGCGTACAAGAAGTCGCTCGGCTCGCCGACGGTGTTCCCGGACAACTCGCTCGACCTCATCTCCAACTTCCTGCGGTTGTCGTTCGGATTCCCGTCCGAACCGTTCGAGGTCGACGAAACCGCCCGGAAGGCGCTCGATCTGTTGTTCATCCTGCACGCCGATCACGAGCAGAACTGCTCGACGTCCACGGTCCGCTTGGTCGGATCGTCGAACGCGAACCTTTTCGCATCGGTCTCGGCGGGCATTCACGCCCTGTCCGGCCCGCTGCACGGCGGAGCGAACTCGGCGGTCCTGGAAATGCTCGAAGACATCCAGGCGTCCGGCGAGGGCGTACGCAAATTCGTCGACCGCGTGAAGAACAAGGAGCAAGGCGTCAGGCTGATGGGTTTCGGCCATCGCGTCTACAAGAACTACGATCCGCGCGCCGCCATCGTGAAGAAGACCGCGGACGAGCTGCTGTCCAAGCTCGGCAAGCGCGACGAGCTACTCGACCTGGCGCTCGAACTCGAGCAAATCGCCCTCGAAGACGACTACTTCGTCGACCGCAAGCTGTACCCGAACGTCGATTTCTACACGGGGCTCATTTACAAGGCCCTCGGGTTCCCGACCAAGATGTTCACCGTCTTGTTCGCAATCGGCAGGCTCCCCGGGTGGATTGCGCAGTGGCGAGAGATGATTCAGGATCCGGAGACCAAGATCGGACGTCCGCGCCAGCTCTACACGGGAGCCGGGGCCCGCGACTACGTGGCAATCGACAACCGTTGA